The Luteolibacter flavescens sequence CCGTTCGCCCCGTAGCCGACTCCGTGAAACCACTCCTCGCTGCCATCGCCCTCATCTTTTCCGGCATCGCCGTGGCGGAGAATCCGCTGTCCGTGAAGCTGGTATCCGAGGACAAGGCGATCGCGGCCGGAAAGACCTTCACCCTCGGAATCCATCTCAAGCCTCCCGCCGGATATCACACCTACTGGAAGCACCCGGGCATCGTCGGTCTCGCGACCAGCGTGGAATGGGATCTTCCTTCCGGCTTCACCGCGGACGAGATCCAGTGGCCAGCACCGGAGACGGTGAAGATGGCCCGGTACACCGCCCAAGGGTATCGGGGAGAAACCCTTCTGATGGTTCCCATCACCCCACCCCCGGCGATCTCTACCACCAGCGTCACCCTGACTGCCCGCGTATCCTGGATGTGCTGCGGTCCCCAATGCCACCCGGCATCCAAGGTTCCGCTCACCATCACGCTGCCTGTCGCCCCCACAAACGCCGTCGATCCCGCGCAGAAGCCGCTGTTTGATCGCTTCCGGGAACAGCTTCCCGCGCAAGACGATGCATGGAATGCCGAATTCACCCGCGAGCAAGAGTTCATCATCCTGACACTCAAGCCAAAGGACCCCGCGCTCACCCGGGACGCGAACGACTTGGGAGATCTCCGCTTCTTCACTGCGGACGGTCAGATCGACTCTGACAAGGAGCAGAAGGTCACCCGAGGACCCGGCCAGCAGATCCGAATGGAACTGCCACTCTCCAAACAGTCCAAGGATCAGAGCAATCCCGTCGGCGTCATCACCGCCGAAAAGAGCTGGCAAAAAGACGTCACCTCCACCGCCCTCAAGCTTTCGCCAAATTAAGGCTGCCCTCAACCATTGGGCGCCCCCCTGG is a genomic window containing:
- a CDS encoding protein-disulfide reductase DsbD domain-containing protein encodes the protein MKPLLAAIALIFSGIAVAENPLSVKLVSEDKAIAAGKTFTLGIHLKPPAGYHTYWKHPGIVGLATSVEWDLPSGFTADEIQWPAPETVKMARYTAQGYRGETLLMVPITPPPAISTTSVTLTARVSWMCCGPQCHPASKVPLTITLPVAPTNAVDPAQKPLFDRFREQLPAQDDAWNAEFTREQEFIILTLKPKDPALTRDANDLGDLRFFTADGQIDSDKEQKVTRGPGQQIRMELPLSKQSKDQSNPVGVITAEKSWQKDVTSTALKLSPN